The Tautonia plasticadhaerens nucleotide sequence AGGCCGGCCATCGGCCATGATGCCGGCGAGGCCCCTCGGCGGCTGGGACGGATTCGATCTCGATGCGATGGACATCCGGGGAAGGGGGGCCGATGAGGTCGGGGATCGTCGCCTCCTCGAAGATGCGATCTCGAAGCCGGGAGAACGCCTCCTCGCCGCAGGCCAGCGACAGGAGACGGCGTCGGGGGTCGAAGTGGACCTCGATGTCGTCGCTCATCGAGACGGTAGCCTCCGCCCCCCCACACTCAGTACGCGCCGGCGTGGCGTCGGGCGGCGGGGTCTCCCGCCGCCTCGATGACGCCGGAGTCCGGGTCGAGCACCAGGATCGTCGGGTTCGACGCCACCGGCGGCCGGGCCCGCTCGACGAGGTGGCCCCTGGCTTCCAGCTCCTCGGCCACCTCGTCCGCCACCTCGGTGCTGAGCCGGAGCACGCCGAGCCTCGGCGGCGGCTGGCCGAACGAGCCGACGAGGTGCTCCGAATTGAACCGGGGGGAGGTGACCGCCTCCGAGGCCGACCGGCCGAAATCGATGACGTTGGTCAGGAGCTGGAGCGTCGCCTGGTCCTGGGCGTCTCCCCCGGCAATGCTGACGGCGATCACCGGTCTGTCGTCCTTCGTCACGATCGTCGGGGTCAAGGTGATCCTCGGCCGCTTGCCGGGCTCGATGACGTTGGGGTGCCCCTCCCAGGTGTTGAAGCTCTGGAGCCGGGAGCCGAGCCAGATGCCCGTGTCCCCCGCCAGCACCCCCGACCAGCCGCTCGGCGTGGCCGCCACGACGTTCCCCCCCGCGTCGGCCACGACGCAGGTCGTCGTGTCGCTCGACGGCTGGGTCCGGCCGAGCTGAACCGCCGACCGCCCCGGCTCAAGCAACGGCCCGCCCGAGGCCGGGTCGCCCGGACGACGCTCCAGGGAGGCGACCCGGGGGTCGATGAGCGAACGTCGGGACGAGGCATAGTCGTCGGAGAGCAACTCGTCGATCGGGACCTGCTCGAACAGCGGGTCGGCGTAGTACTCGTCCCGGTCGGCCATCGCCAACTTGAGCGCCTCGACCTGGAGGTGGATCGCGTCGGGAGAGTCGGGGCCGGCCCCGGCGAGGTCGAAGCCGCCCAGGATCGTCAGCGCCTGGAGCAGCGCCGGCCCCTGGGTCACGGGCCCGACCTTGTAGACCCGGTACCCCCGGTAGTCGACCGCCACCGGCTCCTCGACCCGGGAGGCGTGCGTGGCGAGGTCTTCATAGCGGATCAGTCCCCCGTTGGCCCGGGACCAGGCGTCGATCCGACGGGCGATCGGCCCCCGGTAGAAGCAGTCGCTTACCAGGCGGAGCCCCCGGAGGCGGTCGTCCGACCTCTCCTCGGCCTCGATCAGCGTGCGGAGGGTCCGGGCGAGGTCGGCGTGCCAGGGCTGCTCGCCCCGGTCGAGGATCCGGAGCGTCGGGCCCGCCACCCGGCCGAAGGTAAGGGTGCCCGAGCGTCCCAGGGCCGTCAGGCAGGCGTCGAGCGCGGCCGGGACTGCCGCCGCCTCGATCCCCTCCTCGGGGATGCCGCCCTCCTCCTCGAAATGGGCCCGGGTCGCCAGCCTGGGGGCGGCCCCCTGGCCGGCGATCGCCTCGACGACGCCCCGGTCGGCGTCGTAGATCAGGATCGGCACCTCGCCGCCGAAGCAGAACAGGTGGGCGTCGGTCACGCTCATCGCCAGCAGGGTCGCCACGGCCGAGTCGATCGCGTTGCCGCCTTCCTTGAGGATCTCCATCCCCGCCGCGGTCGCCTCCGCGCCCCCGGCGACGACGGCCCCGTTCTTCCCCGAGGCCTCCCAGCCGATCCCGAGATATTCCGGGGGCCGAGTCGGCCGGGCCCGATCGGGGCGTCCCTCATGCGACCGGACGGGCCCCGGGCTCGTCAGGAAGAGGGAGGCGACGAGGAAGGCTCGCATCATGTCCGGATTCCCCGGTTGCCGGTCGGTTCGGGCCCGCCCGCCCCCTCGATCGGGCCGGGTCGGGGTGCGACCGCTACTTGAACCGATGGGAGCCCGGGAGGCAAGGAACTGCCCTCTCCCGGCGAGGGCCCGGTCCGGGCCGGGGCAGGTCGGGGCCGGCGACCCGCCCCCGGGGATCGGCCGTCGGCCGTCCGGGATCATCGACGAGGGATCTCGACGGCAGGTCACGGGCCGTCCGGGGCGAGGGCGAATGCCCCCCGGATGAACTCCCCCCGAGAGGCGGCGTCGAGGAGGGGCCCCGTCGGCAGGCCGAGCCCCGAGGCGAGCGCCAGCCAACGCCGGCGGAGTCCGTCGTCCATCGGCTCGTCGAGCCCGGCGGCGTGGTTGGGGAAGGCCTCGTAATACTGGCCGACGATGTTCTCCCCGCGCTGCCCCGGCGTCCCCGGCACCGGGGCGAGCCCGTGCAGGCCGCCCAGCGTGCCCCACCACTGCACCGCGGCGAAGTCGGGGGCGCCGGGCGGGACGTCGCTCACGTAGATCGTGGCCGACTCGGCGGCGTGCAGCAGGCGTTGGAGTTCGGGGACGGGCACCTCGCCGACCGGCACCCCGTCTCGGATCGCCAGGTGCGCCGCGAGGCCCGAGGCCTGCCCCATCGAGGCCCAGATCGGCTCCAGCCGGAGGGCGCAGAAGCCGACGTGGGACGCCGAGCAGGCGACGGGGACCAGCAGGTTGTCGCAGTCCCCGTCTCGGGGCAGGAGCACGCCGAACGGGATCTGATAGGGGGGCACCTGCTTGTAGAACTCGCCCGAATGACGGCCGCCGAAGCGCGGCCCCTCGTGCGAGGTGCCGTGGCAGTTCGGGCCGTAGTCGCCGCAGGCGATCGCGTCGGGCCTGGGCACCGACCGGGCGTCGCCGGGGGCGTGGCCCGTGTCGTGCTCGGTGAAGACGTGGCGGCCGGCCATCCGACGGGCCTCCCGGACGTAGATCTGCTCCGGAAGGTGCCCGTGCTCGGGGTGCTCGTCCCGGCAGAAGCCCCAACGCCTCGCCTCCTCCCGGAACCGGGCCGGGACGGCGGGGTCGGTCTGGAGGAAGTAAAGCATGCCGACGTTGTGGCGCACGTGCGCGTCGAAGATGGCCCGGCGCGTCTCGGCGTCGCCCTCGGGCCAGGCGTCGTTGAGGCCGGGCAGCGAGAGGCGGACCACCTCCCGGGAGACGTCGTTGATGTCCCGTTTCCCCCGGGGGAGCGG carries:
- a CDS encoding FAD-dependent oxidoreductase → MLRGRFAWATALLWLSPATGAEPIEAQVLVYGGTPSGIASALAAADSGRAVLLVEPYSHVGGMTTNGLSHPDFRTFEGLSGTYLAFTRRVLDHLSATFGAGSPEVAASFRGTHAGPGINRLVFERMIAERPGIEVRARTRLIGVEVDESGGSRRIAAARFGPEGDGPIDVRARVFIDASYEGDLMAAAGVPYRVGREGRAEYGEPLAPEEADGQVQGYNFRLTITDVPEDRVPPLEPPGYRREEFEGLVPLLESGALDSVFCPSRGGVYKAQIPPLPRGKRDINDVSREVVRLSLPGLNDAWPEGDAETRRAIFDAHVRHNVGMLYFLQTDPAVPARFREEARRWGFCRDEHPEHGHLPEQIYVREARRMAGRHVFTEHDTGHAPGDARSVPRPDAIACGDYGPNCHGTSHEGPRFGGRHSGEFYKQVPPYQIPFGVLLPRDGDCDNLLVPVACSASHVGFCALRLEPIWASMGQASGLAAHLAIRDGVPVGEVPVPELQRLLHAAESATIYVSDVPPGAPDFAAVQWWGTLGGLHGLAPVPGTPGQRGENIVGQYYEAFPNHAAGLDEPMDDGLRRRWLALASGLGLPTGPLLDAASRGEFIRGAFALAPDGP
- a CDS encoding gamma-glutamyltransferase family protein produces the protein MMRAFLVASLFLTSPGPVRSHEGRPDRARPTRPPEYLGIGWEASGKNGAVVAGGAEATAAGMEILKEGGNAIDSAVATLLAMSVTDAHLFCFGGEVPILIYDADRGVVEAIAGQGAAPRLATRAHFEEEGGIPEEGIEAAAVPAALDACLTALGRSGTLTFGRVAGPTLRILDRGEQPWHADLARTLRTLIEAEERSDDRLRGLRLVSDCFYRGPIARRIDAWSRANGGLIRYEDLATHASRVEEPVAVDYRGYRVYKVGPVTQGPALLQALTILGGFDLAGAGPDSPDAIHLQVEALKLAMADRDEYYADPLFEQVPIDELLSDDYASSRRSLIDPRVASLERRPGDPASGGPLLEPGRSAVQLGRTQPSSDTTTCVVADAGGNVVAATPSGWSGVLAGDTGIWLGSRLQSFNTWEGHPNVIEPGKRPRITLTPTIVTKDDRPVIAVSIAGGDAQDQATLQLLTNVIDFGRSASEAVTSPRFNSEHLVGSFGQPPPRLGVLRLSTEVADEVAEELEARGHLVERARPPVASNPTILVLDPDSGVIEAAGDPAARRHAGAY